A stretch of the Arachis stenosperma cultivar V10309 chromosome 6, arast.V10309.gnm1.PFL2, whole genome shotgun sequence genome encodes the following:
- the LOC130936808 gene encoding protein PNS1-like: MASCAGTRFGNTTKMSLSIIFQILFYLHLLLTAATVIFITVYGLTSESGGQHFHPLKWYPPVLASTACGGVIGFLWQWITFSYPRNALKAAFWLGPLLTCLMAGMFVYMGTATSLIVGLVSFCSALAQSLYGCWVRPRFEYATNILSVSTAFPPAKTGVSVLATIVIGTLYCCFLVSGIGGATALQDKFKLAFIFILVIMLSLGWTMQFLKNVIQLTISRVTYLQILGNPMDTCAALRDSINRSVGCIAIGSILIPVFTILRSFGRSMSLLGGENEIMFCCVSYCMGMVNVLPKFGSRWSFVHIGVYNKEFVDASQDTWEIFTGARMLPLIDSDLTGALCFLSGVAVGAFCSMVSGIWILVMHQSYALEVSIYAFLIGYFMCRLAMGWLQACVAAYYVAYGENPVNDQFDSTIPARLEQIQRSQALQPF; encoded by the exons ATGGCTTCTTGCGCAGGCACAAGATTTGGAAACACAACAAAAATGTCATTGAGTATCATCTTTCAGATCCTTTTCTACTTGCATTTGCTCCTAACAGCAGCCACAGTGATCTTCATCACTGTTTATGGCCTGACCTCGGAATCTGGCGGCCAACATTTCCACCCTTTGAAGTGGTACCCTCCGGTTCTAGCTTCGACGGCATGTGGCGGAGTAATCGGTTTCCTGTGGCAATGGATCACTTTCAGCTACCCAAGAAACGCACTCAAGGCAGCATTTTGGCTAGGTCCGTTGCTAACATGTTTAATGGCTGGGATGTTTGTGTACATGGGCACTGCAACTAGTCTTATAGTGGGATTAGTTTCTTTCTGTTCTGCATTAGCTCAATCCCTCTATGGTTGTTGGGTCAGACCCAGATTCGAATACGCGACGAATATCTTGTCAGTTTCAACAGCTTTTCCACCTGCTAAAACCGGAGTGTCGGTACTCGCGACAATTGTAATTGGAACCCTTTATTGCTGTTTTCTTGTATCCGGGATCGGTGGAGCTACAGCCCTTCAAGACAAATTCAAATTAGCTTTCATTTTCATCTTGGTGATTATGCTGAGCCTGGGATGGACCATGCAGTTTCTCAAGAATGTAATACAACTCACCATTTCAAGGGTCACATATCTGCAGATACTTGGAAACCCCATGGATACTTGTGCGGCGCTTCGTGACAGTATCAATCGTTCTGTTGGATGTATCGCCATTGGCTCAATCCTTATCCCGGTCTTCACTATCCTCCGCAGTTTTGGACGCTCCATGAGTCTACTTGGAGGAGAAAATGAGATCATGTTTTGCTGTGTTAGTTATTGTATGGGGATGGTAAACGTTCTTCCGAAGTTTGGGAGCCGATGGAGTTTTGTACATATTGGAGTCTATAACAAAGAGTTTGTGGACGCATCTCAAGATACTTGGGAAATCTTCACTGGAGCTAGAATGTTGCCACTCATAGACTCGGATCTAACCGGAGCATTATGTTTCCTTAGCGGAGTAGCTGTAGGTGCATTTTGTTCTATGGTGAGTGGAATTTGGATCCTTGTGATGCATCAGAGCTATGCCCTGGAAGTATCCATTTATGCTTTCTTGATTGGCTATTTCATG TGTCGATTGGCAATGGGGTGGCTACAGGCATGTGTTGCGGCATACTATGTTGCCTACGGAGAGAATCCAGTGAACGATCAATTCGACTCAACAATTCCAGCACGCTTGGAgcagattcaaagatctcaggCTCTGCAACCATTCTGA
- the LOC130936807 gene encoding protein PHOTOSYSTEM I ASSEMBLY 2, chloroplastic has product MASVTLQTTSSRLVPLPNASVVKVSIPTKRTLINFRSNGSISSLTNNITTHAVSRNGSISSCASNMSVSSLKADENRRKSNLESLFCYDKAIPEEIIEKPVGLSLTEKDIGNNPRCTDCEAKGAVLCITCAGSGLYVDSILESQGIIVKVRCLGCGGTGNMMCTECGGRGHLGPK; this is encoded by the exons ATGGCTTCAGTAACACTGCAAACGACGTCGTCGAGATTGGTCCCTTTACCGAACGCTTCGGTGGTGAAGGTTTCGATTCCTACGAAGAGAACGCTGATCAATTTTCGGTCCAATGGTTCCATTTCAAGCTTGACGAATAACATAACAACTCACGCCGTTTCCCGCAATGGCTCCATTTCTAGCTGCGCCTCCAACATG TCTGTGTCAAGTTTGAAGGCAGATGAGAACAGACGCAAGAGTAAtcttgaatctctcttttgCTATGATAAGGCCATCCCAGAAGAAATAATTGAGAAGCCTGTTGGACTATCTTTGACTGAGAAAGATATCGGTAACAATCCCCGATGCACTGATTGCGAAGCTAAAGGTGCTGTGCTTTGCATCACTTGTGCTGGTTCTGGCCTATACGTTGACTCCATATTGGAAAGCCAGGGCATAATTGTCAAAGTTCGTTGCTTAG GTTGTGGAGGAACAGGTAATATGATGTGTACGGAATGCGGGGGACGGGGTCATCTGGGACCAAAATGA